The following proteins come from a genomic window of Larimichthys crocea isolate SSNF chromosome III, L_crocea_2.0, whole genome shotgun sequence:
- the LOC113744349 gene encoding basic proline-rich protein-like yields MSSSPTPSLAGPHPGCHRPAAAGYSRRSASPRRGKQRPPSLAGPHPGRRPVTAGEVRPPAGGSSGLPPWRGRTRAATDRRRPVTAGEVRPPAGGSSGLPPGGAAPGLPPTGGGRLQPAKASPRRGKQRPPSLAGPHRAATDRRRPVTAGEGVPPPGEAAASLPGGAAPGSTDRGPLQPAKCALSFLLTPTIHSLPGGAAPGLPPAAGGRLQPAKCVPAGGSSGLPPWRGRPRAATDGGGRSAGEVRPPAGGKQRPPSLAGRTRAATDRARPVTAGEVRPPAGGSSGLPPCAGRTRAATDRRRPVQPAKCVPPPGEAAASLPGGAAPGLPPTGGGRLQPAKCVPPPGEAAASLPGGAAPGLTTTGGGRLQPAKCVPPPGEAAASLPGGAAPGLPPTAGGRLQPAKCALSVNWFLFINFLDVTDDVTDDVISHMTSPENGARELHVTCDIIGHMTSPVGMLHQHINSVIEMHHFITK; encoded by the exons ATGTCTTCAAGTCCAACTCCCTCCCTGGCGGGGCCGCACCCGGGCTGCCACCGACCTGCGGCGGCCGGTTACAGCCGGCGAAGTGCGTCCCCCCGCCGGGGGAAGCAGCGGCCTCCCTCCCTGGCGGGGCCGCACCCGGGC CGGCGGCCGGTTACAGCCGGCGAAGTGCGTCCCCCCGCCGGGGGAAGCAGCGGCCTCCCTCCCTGGCGGGGCCGCACCCGGGCTGCCACCGACCGGCGGCGGCCGGTTACAGCCGGCGAAGTGCGTCCCCCCGCCGGGGGAAGCAGCGGCCTCCCTCCTGGCGGGGCCGCACCCGGGCTGCCACCGACCGGCGGCGGCCGGTTACAGCCGGCGAAGGCGTCCCCCCGCCGGGGGAAGCAGCGGCCTCCCTCCCTGGCGGGGCCGCACCGGGCTGCCACCGACCGGCGGCGGCCGGTTACAGCCGGCGAAGGCGTCCCCCCGCCGGGGGAAGCAGCGGCCTCCCTCCCTGGCGGGGCCGCACCCGGCTCCACCGACCGCGGGCCGTTACAGCCGGCGAAGTGCGCACTATCA tttctcctcaCGCCTACAA TCCACTCCCTCCCTGGCGGGGCCGCACCCGGGCTGCCACCGGCCGCCGGCGGCCGGTTACAGCCGGCGAAGTGCGTCCCCGCCGGGGGAAGCAGCGGCCTCCCTCCCTGGCGGGGCCGCCCCCGGGCTGCCACCGACGGCGGCGGCCGGTCAGCCGGCGAAGTGCGTCCCCCCGCCGGGGGGAAGCAGCGGCCTCCCTCCCTGGCGGGCCGCACCCGGGCTGCCACCGACCGCGCGCGGCCGGTTACAGCCGGCGAAGTGCGTCCCCCCGCCGGGGGAAGCAGCGGCCTCCCTCCCTGCGCGGGCCGCACCCGGGCTGCCACCGACCGGCGGCGGCCGGTTCAGCCGGCGAAGTGCGTCCCCCCGCCGGGGGAAGCAGCGGCCTCCCTCCCTGGCGGGGCCGCACCCGGGCTGCCACCGACCGGCGGCGGCCGGTTACAGCCGGCGAAGTGCGTCCCCCCGCCGGGGGAAGCAGCGGCCTCCCTCCCTGGCGGGGCCGCACCCGGTCTGACCACGACCGGCGGCGGCCGGTTACAGCCGGCGAAGTGCGTCCCCCCGCCGGGGGAAGCAGCGGCCTCCCTCCCTGGCGGGGCCGCACCCGGGCTGCCACCGACCGCCGGCGGCCGGTTACAGCCGGCGAAGTGCGCACTATCAGTAAACTGGTTCCTATTTATAAACTTTTTAGATGTCacagatgatgtcactgatgatgtcataagCCACATGACCTCACCAGAGAACGGAGCCAGAGAACTTCACGTGACCTGTGACAtcataggtcacatgacctcaccgGTGGGGATGTTGCATCAGCACATAAACAG